The DNA sequence GACGCGCAGTCACGCTGCCCGGACCTCGTGGTGCACCAGCACGATCCGGAACGGGACGCGCGGCTGTTCGAACCGGTCGCCGCCGCCGTCGAACGGCAGGCCGTCGGCGTCGAGGTCGTGCGGCCCGGGATCGTCGCGGTGCCCGTCACCGGCGCGGCCGGCTACTTCGGCGGCGAGGAAGCCCTGGCCGAACTGCTGCTCGACGAGGTGTCGGCGGGGGCGGGCGTGGAGTGCCAGGTCGGGATCGCCGACGGCCTGTTCGCCGCGACACTGGCCGCCCGCCGCTCCGCGCTGGTGCCCGTCGGCGGGTCGGCCGGGTTCCTGGCGCCGCTGTCGATCGCCGAGCTGAACCAGCCCGGGGACGACCGCGGCGAGCTGGTCGGCCTGCTCAAGCGGCTCGGGCTGCGGACGCTCGGGGCGTTCGCCGCACTGGCGGAACGGGACGTCGCGGGCCGCTTCCCGCGCGACGCGATCACCGCGCACCGGCTGGCGCGCGGGCTGTCCGAGCGCCCGCCGCTGCGGCGGGCGTTGCCGCCGGAGCTGTCGATCACCGAGGAGTTCGAGCACCCGCTGGAACGCGTCGACGAAGCCGCGTTCGTCGCGAAGACGCTGGGGGAGCGGTTCTTCGCCGGGCTGGCGCGGCACGGGCTGGCGTGCACGCGGCTGGCGATCGTGGCCGTGACCGAGGCGGGCGAGGAACGGGTGCGGGTCTGGCGCTGCGCCGAGCCGCTGACCGCGCGGGCGACGGCCGATCGTGTGCGGTGGCAGTGCGAAGGCTGGCTGACCGCCCGCGACGGCCGCCCGACCGCCGGGATCGTCCGGCTGCGCCTCGACCCGGAGGAGGTCGTCGGCGGGCAGGCGCTGCAGCTGCAGCTCGGCTCGATGGGCCGCGACGCCGACGCGGCCGAACGAGCGGCCCGCGCGCTGGTCCGGATCCAGGGCCTGCTCGGCCCGGACGCCGTCGTCACCCCGCTCCTGGACGGCGGCCGCGGCCCCGCCGAGCGGGTGCGGCTCATCCCGTGGGGCGACCCGCGAACCCCGGTTTCGCCGGACGCGCCCTGGCCGGGCCGGCTGCCCGCACCGTCCCCGGCCGTCCTCGCCGCCCACCCGGCCCGGGTACTGGACGA is a window from the Amycolatopsis sp. NBC_00355 genome containing:
- a CDS encoding DNA polymerase Y family protein; translation: MSDAPRLLVLWCPDWPVVAAGAAAGTPPLTPAAVFSANRVVACSAVARHHGVGRGMRRRDAQSRCPDLVVHQHDPERDARLFEPVAAAVERQAVGVEVVRPGIVAVPVTGAAGYFGGEEALAELLLDEVSAGAGVECQVGIADGLFAATLAARRSALVPVGGSAGFLAPLSIAELNQPGDDRGELVGLLKRLGLRTLGAFAALAERDVAGRFPRDAITAHRLARGLSERPPLRRALPPELSITEEFEHPLERVDEAAFVAKTLGERFFAGLARHGLACTRLAIVAVTEAGEERVRVWRCAEPLTARATADRVRWQCEGWLTARDGRPTAGIVRLRLDPEEVVGGQALQLQLGSMGRDADAAERAARALVRIQGLLGPDAVVTPLLDGGRGPAERVRLIPWGDPRTPVSPDAPWPGRLPAPSPAVLAAHPARVLDDRGDVVGCTERGELTGPPATVTVEGRSPRPVLAWAGPWPHHPAPPTRGRRLARLQVVLEDESDEIALLLAVTVGDTPQWTIEGSYD